One Mycolicibacterium goodii genomic region harbors:
- a CDS encoding PE-PPE domain-containing protein — protein sequence MISWRKQIVPLIAAASLLFGSATMPDVVCRAEEAILIPGATILKPINPFYSIIAENYPKIGINFHDDARPELVDYSQDALNSDKALAHGVEQTMLALERTDGKVVIIGESMGSMVAARVAKELAAGPDAPSTNDVRIVLIAPPEAGVAEYFKEGTFIPILNYRVKRVATSPYPTTIVIGEYDGWADPPDRPWNLLASANALLGIVYVHGVPIAAADPDDVPPGNVTTIPGNEDHGPITTMLVPTKNLPLTQFFRDLGAPDAVVDKFDAVLRPIIDSAYVRHDQPGDTRPYLQNGKIQRNGETQQEVSPSSVEADDAQNVASTSGDTKDITKAATRATDDTTKADARGDKGKKKQTLREKRREHRDGVDKLRKQVESGLNDLTKRLKGPQAKPKRTETESE from the coding sequence ATGATTAGCTGGCGCAAGCAAATAGTTCCCCTGATCGCCGCCGCGTCGCTCCTTTTCGGATCGGCCACCATGCCGGATGTCGTCTGCCGGGCCGAAGAGGCGATCCTGATCCCGGGGGCGACGATTCTCAAGCCGATCAACCCGTTCTACTCGATCATCGCCGAGAACTACCCGAAGATCGGCATCAACTTCCACGACGACGCGAGACCTGAGCTCGTCGACTACTCGCAGGATGCGCTCAACTCCGACAAAGCCCTCGCTCACGGCGTGGAACAAACGATGCTCGCTCTTGAGCGGACCGACGGCAAGGTCGTGATCATCGGTGAATCAATGGGTTCGATGGTCGCCGCCAGGGTCGCCAAGGAACTCGCCGCAGGACCGGATGCGCCATCCACGAACGACGTCCGCATCGTCTTGATCGCGCCACCCGAAGCCGGTGTCGCCGAGTACTTCAAAGAGGGCACGTTCATTCCGATTCTCAACTATCGCGTGAAACGTGTTGCGACGTCGCCCTATCCCACGACGATCGTGATCGGGGAGTACGACGGCTGGGCCGACCCACCCGACAGGCCGTGGAATCTGCTGGCGTCTGCCAACGCGCTCCTGGGCATCGTCTACGTCCACGGTGTTCCGATCGCGGCCGCCGACCCCGACGATGTGCCACCGGGGAACGTGACGACCATCCCGGGGAACGAAGACCACGGACCCATCACGACAATGCTCGTTCCGACAAAGAACCTGCCGCTGACCCAGTTCTTCCGCGACCTCGGCGCGCCCGACGCAGTCGTCGACAAGTTCGACGCAGTCCTTCGTCCCATCATCGACTCCGCCTACGTCCGGCACGATCAACCCGGCGACACCCGTCCGTATCTGCAGAACGGCAAGATTCAGCGCAACGGCGAGACCCAGCAGGAGGTCTCTCCGTCATCGGTTGAGGCCGACGACGCCCAGAATGTCGCGTCCACGAGTGGTGACACCAAGGACATCACCAAAGCCGCCACCAGAGCCACCGACGACACCACGAAGGCCGATGCCCGTGGTGACAAGGGTAAGAAGAAACAGACCCTGCGCGAGAAGCGCCGCGAACATCGCGATGGCGTCGACAAGCTGCGCAAGCAGGTCGAGTCAGGTCTCAACGACCTGACCAAGCGGCTCAAAGGCCCGCAGGCCAAACCGAAGAGGACCGAGACCGAGTCCGAATGA
- a CDS encoding formate/nitrite transporter family protein: MSYVSPTDFVGKMIDAGEAKAHMSTRDTLIRAYMAGAILAIAAAFAVTVTVQTGNALVGAILFPVGFCLLYLLGFDLLTGVFTLVPLALLDKRRGVTVRTMLRNWGWVFLGNFAGALTVAFMMAIVFTYGFSVDPNEVGQRLGEIGHSRTVGYAEHGAAGMLTLFIRGVLCNWMVSTGVVAAMMSTSVSGKVIGMWMPVMLFFYMGFEHSVVNMFLFPSGLMLGGDFSIADYFIWNEIPTAVGNLVGGLTFVGLTLFATHARTAAPRFVIPGVPQTDGAEARKISA, encoded by the coding sequence ATGTCCTACGTGAGTCCCACCGACTTCGTCGGCAAGATGATCGACGCCGGCGAGGCCAAGGCCCACATGTCCACCCGCGACACACTCATCCGGGCCTACATGGCCGGCGCGATCCTGGCGATCGCCGCGGCCTTCGCTGTCACGGTCACGGTGCAGACCGGCAACGCCCTGGTCGGCGCGATCCTGTTCCCGGTCGGCTTCTGCCTGCTCTATCTGCTCGGCTTCGACCTACTCACCGGCGTCTTCACCCTCGTCCCGCTCGCGCTGCTGGACAAGCGCCGCGGTGTCACCGTGCGCACGATGCTGCGCAACTGGGGTTGGGTGTTCCTCGGCAACTTCGCCGGCGCGCTGACGGTCGCCTTCATGATGGCGATCGTGTTCACCTATGGCTTCAGCGTGGACCCCAACGAGGTGGGCCAACGGCTCGGCGAGATCGGGCACAGCCGCACCGTCGGCTACGCGGAACACGGTGCCGCGGGCATGCTCACCCTGTTCATCCGCGGCGTGCTGTGCAACTGGATGGTGTCGACCGGTGTGGTCGCCGCGATGATGTCCACCAGCGTGTCGGGCAAGGTGATCGGGATGTGGATGCCGGTCATGCTGTTCTTCTACATGGGCTTCGAGCACTCGGTGGTCAACATGTTCCTGTTCCCGTCGGGGCTCATGCTCGGCGGTGACTTCTCGATCGCCGATTACTTCATCTGGAACGAGATCCCCACGGCGGTGGGCAACCTGGTCGGCGGACTGACCTTCGTCGGGCTCACCCTGTTCGCGACGCATGCCCGCACCGCCGCGCCACGGTTCGTGATCCCCGGTGTTCCCCAGACCGACGGCGCAGAAGCGAGGAAGATCAGCGCATGA
- the cynS gene encoding cyanase, with amino-acid sequence MTPIMSKADAAELVVAARIRKQLSWADIAAHLDAPLVWCVAALLGQHPMTAAQAQKACALLDLDTAVAESLQLQPARGIDPALLSDPTIYRFHEALNVYGPALKELIHEEFGDGIMSAINFKVDIRRRPDPDGDRVVVTFDGKFLDYRW; translated from the coding sequence ATGACCCCCATCATGTCGAAGGCCGACGCTGCCGAACTGGTGGTTGCGGCCCGCATCCGAAAACAGCTCAGCTGGGCCGACATCGCCGCGCACCTCGACGCTCCGCTCGTGTGGTGCGTGGCGGCGCTGCTCGGCCAGCACCCGATGACGGCCGCCCAGGCGCAGAAGGCGTGCGCACTGCTGGATCTCGACACCGCCGTCGCCGAGAGCCTCCAACTGCAGCCCGCCCGCGGTATCGACCCGGCACTGCTGTCGGATCCCACGATCTACCGGTTCCACGAGGCGCTCAACGTGTACGGGCCCGCGCTCAAGGAACTCATCCACGAGGAGTTCGGCGACGGCATCATGAGCGCCATCAACTTCAAGGTCGACATCCGGCGTCGCCCGGATCCGGACGGGGACCGGGTGGTGGTCACCTTCGACGGGAAGTTCCTGGACTACCGCTGGTAG
- a CDS encoding long-chain fatty acid--CoA ligase, translating into MHGLMQDRPLSLPVLMSGLEGRFSHKTVSTNHPDTPTVATYGVVAQRVRRLAAVLDTLDVPLGARVGSFGWNSQRHLELYLAVPCSARVLHTVNHRLFSDDIVYIVNDAADDVLFVDRSLFDVVGPLLDRFTTVRHVIVMDDGAGPQIPDGVLDYERLLVDAPPVTSLEVSDERTAAALCYTSGTTGRPKGVLYDHRSIVLHAMSLLMTDTFGIGEADVVMPIVPMFHVNAWGLPYAAMMSGASLALPGPAMDPAALAEMIATTGVTFAAAVTTLWRNLLPHLSGRRLPSVRRLVSGGGPLPESLSRRYVEDIGVPLCSSWGMTETSPLVCSARIPTGHAADDVETLCLPGAPVPLVELRLVRDDGTLARHDGMSSGELQVAGPTVAAGYYGATDGSAAFTDDGWLRTGDVATIDERGLVKIVDRIKDLIKSGGEWISSAELENAILTCPAVAEAAVVGAPHERWGERPLAFVVPTAGCDATPDLIREHLQQRVARWWIPDDIVIVDDLPKTATGKISKRALRQNLCVPAR; encoded by the coding sequence ATGCACGGTTTGATGCAGGACCGACCGCTGAGCCTGCCGGTGTTGATGTCGGGCTTGGAGGGCCGATTCAGCCACAAGACCGTATCGACGAACCATCCGGATACCCCTACCGTGGCGACGTACGGTGTTGTCGCCCAGCGGGTTCGGCGCCTTGCCGCGGTGCTCGACACGCTGGATGTCCCACTCGGCGCACGCGTCGGCAGCTTCGGGTGGAACAGCCAACGTCACCTCGAGCTGTATCTCGCGGTGCCCTGCAGCGCGCGGGTGCTGCACACCGTCAACCACCGGTTGTTCTCCGACGACATCGTCTACATCGTCAACGACGCCGCCGACGACGTGCTGTTCGTCGACCGTTCGTTGTTCGATGTGGTGGGGCCGCTGCTCGACCGCTTCACCACCGTGCGCCACGTGATCGTGATGGACGACGGCGCCGGGCCACAGATCCCCGACGGCGTGCTCGATTACGAGCGCCTGCTCGTCGATGCCCCACCTGTCACGTCCCTCGAGGTCTCGGACGAACGGACCGCCGCCGCGTTGTGCTACACGTCCGGCACCACAGGGCGTCCCAAAGGCGTTCTGTACGACCACCGTTCGATCGTGTTGCACGCGATGAGCCTGCTGATGACCGACACCTTCGGCATCGGTGAAGCCGACGTGGTGATGCCGATCGTGCCGATGTTCCACGTCAACGCGTGGGGTCTGCCCTACGCGGCAATGATGTCCGGCGCGTCGTTGGCGCTGCCCGGGCCGGCGATGGATCCCGCGGCACTGGCCGAGATGATCGCCACCACAGGAGTGACTTTCGCGGCCGCGGTGACCACGCTGTGGCGCAACCTCCTGCCCCATCTGTCGGGGCGCCGGTTGCCGTCTGTGCGCCGCCTGGTCAGCGGCGGCGGTCCGCTTCCGGAGAGCCTGTCCCGGCGCTACGTCGAGGACATCGGGGTGCCGCTGTGCAGTTCGTGGGGCATGACGGAAACCAGCCCGCTGGTGTGCAGTGCGCGCATCCCCACGGGTCATGCTGCCGACGACGTCGAAACCCTGTGCCTGCCAGGTGCGCCCGTCCCGCTGGTCGAGCTGCGCCTGGTGCGTGATGACGGCACGCTGGCCCGACACGACGGGATGTCCTCGGGCGAACTGCAGGTCGCCGGGCCCACCGTCGCTGCCGGGTACTACGGCGCGACCGACGGGTCGGCCGCGTTCACCGACGACGGGTGGCTGCGCACCGGCGATGTCGCCACCATCGACGAGCGCGGACTCGTAAAGATCGTCGACCGCATCAAAGACCTCATCAAGTCCGGCGGCGAATGGATCTCCTCGGCCGAGCTGGAGAACGCGATCTTGACCTGCCCCGCGGTCGCCGAAGCCGCCGTGGTCGGGGCGCCGCACGAGCGGTGGGGTGAACGCCCGCTGGCGTTCGTCGTGCCCACCGCCGGGTGCGACGCGACGCCGGACCTGATCCGCGAGCACCTGCAACAACGCGTCGCGCGGTGGTGGATACCCGATGACATCGTGATCGTCGACGACCTGCCCAAGACCGCCACCGGCAAGATCTCGAAACGCGCCCTGCGGCAGAACCTCTGCGTGCCTGCTCGCTGA
- a CDS encoding TetR/AcrR family transcriptional regulator — MRSGEGVEVSASAELETDVKSRILDAAADAFMVHGFANTTIDDIADEVGATKGLIYYHFRSKFDIFLAVYEDGMRRVRERVEPHVGGPGTGRERLTAMSIAHLENLMTELGYHHVVHQGVRYQVSTALKARQRDALAALNGLRQDYERMFRHVMAEGIADGSLRAVDESLATRTLLSNLNAVDMWYRKIEGQTDDEINALARNVVDLLIGGMANPADRSR; from the coding sequence ATGCGGTCGGGAGAGGGAGTCGAAGTGAGCGCGAGCGCCGAACTGGAAACCGACGTCAAGAGTCGGATCCTCGACGCGGCCGCCGACGCGTTCATGGTCCACGGGTTCGCCAACACCACTATCGACGACATCGCCGACGAGGTCGGGGCCACGAAAGGCCTGATCTACTACCACTTCCGGTCGAAGTTCGACATCTTCCTCGCGGTGTACGAGGACGGCATGCGCCGGGTCCGCGAGCGCGTCGAACCCCACGTGGGCGGGCCGGGAACCGGGCGCGAGCGACTGACGGCGATGTCGATCGCGCACCTGGAGAACCTGATGACCGAACTCGGCTATCACCACGTCGTGCACCAAGGCGTGCGCTATCAGGTGTCGACGGCCCTCAAGGCCCGGCAGCGTGACGCACTCGCCGCGCTCAACGGACTCCGGCAGGACTACGAACGGATGTTCCGGCACGTGATGGCAGAGGGCATCGCCGACGGTTCACTGCGTGCCGTCGATGAATCACTCGCCACCCGCACGTTGCTCAGCAACCTCAACGCCGTCGACATGTGGTACCGCAAGATCGAGGGCCAGACCGACGACGAGATCAATGCACTCGCGCGCAACGTGGTCGACCTGTTGATCGGCGGCATGGCGAACCCGGCCGATCGGTCTCGCTGA
- a CDS encoding GNAT family N-acetyltransferase, whose protein sequence is MSTETQLDRTGAAATVTEHPDRFTIAVDGKTVGVADYHDRDGRRIFPHTEVLPQYRGRGLATIMIAEALRSTRAAGLRIVPTCWMVAEYIDKHPEYADITDRS, encoded by the coding sequence ATGAGTACCGAGACGCAACTGGATCGCACTGGTGCTGCCGCCACCGTCACCGAGCATCCCGACCGGTTCACGATCGCGGTCGACGGTAAGACGGTCGGTGTCGCCGATTACCACGACCGCGATGGCCGACGGATCTTCCCGCACACCGAGGTCTTGCCGCAGTACCGCGGGCGCGGGTTGGCCACGATCATGATTGCCGAAGCGTTGCGGTCCACCCGCGCGGCCGGACTGCGCATCGTGCCGACGTGTTGGATGGTGGCCGAGTACATCGACAAGCACCCGGAGTACGCCGACATCACCGACCGCAGCTGA
- a CDS encoding MFS transporter, whose translation MSLDSSRSVLASADELHKRATRKAVLRLLPVMCVVYFMAYIDRTNVALAKTHLETDVGISAAAFGFGAGIFFISYAFLEVPSNLVMYRVGPRRWIARIALTWGALSALMMFVQGDVSFYVMRFLLGAAEAGLYPALMYMVTLWFAQRYRATVVGFIYLAPTIALVVGGPMGGALMELDSAMGLHGWQWMFLIEGLVTMLVGVLVWFKLPQSPGEAKWLTPDEARALSEHAAGAHPETVTELRGNLGKAFGRPFVIVVSLIYFFNQITNVGIVFNIPAIVEDLDISGSFIIGLLSGSAGIGATIGVLVVPRLFAWYQREAAAVGILAAATLVTSIAFMLSTSAFARIILIAVSMIFVFGTLPLFWSIAMARMSGLVAAAGLAFINTIGLIGGFVGPYLFGLTETATNNPSAGFYVVIISSVIGVALAPLLAHAIRREDAAA comes from the coding sequence ATGAGCTTGGACAGCTCACGCTCCGTGCTCGCGTCAGCCGACGAACTGCACAAGCGCGCGACCCGCAAAGCCGTGCTGCGACTGCTGCCGGTGATGTGCGTGGTCTATTTCATGGCGTACATCGACCGCACCAACGTCGCGCTCGCCAAGACCCATCTCGAAACCGACGTCGGTATCAGCGCCGCCGCGTTCGGGTTCGGCGCGGGCATCTTCTTCATCAGCTACGCGTTCCTCGAGGTGCCCAGCAACCTGGTGATGTATCGGGTGGGTCCGCGTCGCTGGATCGCCAGGATCGCCCTGACCTGGGGAGCGCTGTCGGCGCTCATGATGTTCGTGCAGGGCGACGTGTCGTTCTACGTCATGCGGTTCCTGCTCGGTGCGGCCGAGGCCGGTCTCTACCCCGCACTGATGTACATGGTCACGTTGTGGTTCGCCCAGAGGTACCGTGCCACCGTCGTCGGCTTCATCTACCTCGCGCCCACCATCGCGCTCGTCGTCGGCGGACCGATGGGCGGAGCCCTGATGGAACTGGACAGCGCGATGGGCCTGCACGGCTGGCAGTGGATGTTCCTCATCGAAGGTCTCGTCACGATGCTGGTCGGCGTGCTGGTGTGGTTCAAACTGCCCCAATCCCCCGGTGAGGCAAAGTGGTTGACGCCTGATGAGGCCCGCGCCCTGTCCGAGCACGCGGCAGGCGCCCATCCCGAGACCGTGACGGAATTGCGGGGCAACCTCGGCAAGGCCTTCGGCAGGCCCTTCGTGATCGTGGTGTCGCTGATCTACTTCTTCAACCAGATCACCAACGTCGGCATCGTGTTCAACATCCCGGCCATCGTCGAAGACCTCGACATCAGTGGGTCTTTCATCATCGGCCTGCTTTCGGGCAGCGCAGGGATCGGTGCGACCATCGGCGTCCTGGTGGTCCCCCGGCTGTTCGCGTGGTACCAGCGGGAAGCCGCCGCGGTCGGCATCCTCGCCGCCGCCACGCTCGTCACCTCGATCGCATTCATGTTGTCCACGAGCGCCTTTGCCCGCATCATCCTCATCGCCGTTTCGATGATCTTCGTGTTCGGCACTCTGCCACTGTTCTGGTCGATCGCGATGGCGCGGATGTCGGGCCTCGTGGCGGCCGCCGGCCTGGCGTTCATCAACACGATCGGACTGATCGGCGGCTTCGTCGGGCCGTACCTGTTCGGTCTCACCGAGACCGCGACCAACAATCCGTCCGCCGGCTTCTACGTCGTCATCATCTCGTCGGTGATCGGCGTCGCGCTGGCTCCGTTGCTCGCCCACGCGATCCGCCGCGAAGACGCCGCCGCCTGA
- a CDS encoding maleylpyruvate isomerase family mycothiol-dependent enzyme: protein MDSDTIWRHVDEQREQLADLLDTLEPGQWSTPSLCAGWTVRDVAAHVTHVQMSRGEYVRAAIRSGFRFDAMISRMAVSDAADPATITARLRAMVGSRGRPPMTKEIDPLMDVLVHTQDICVPLGIDRPMPVDAAVAVAERLWGMKFPLNPRRNLPGYRFVATDAGFAAGPEWGALREAPIQDIVLMLSHRLSIPDSDRDPDE, encoded by the coding sequence ATGGACTCCGACACGATCTGGCGGCACGTCGACGAACAACGTGAACAGCTCGCCGATCTCCTCGACACGCTCGAGCCGGGGCAGTGGTCGACGCCGTCGCTGTGCGCGGGCTGGACCGTGCGCGACGTCGCGGCCCACGTCACGCACGTGCAGATGAGCCGCGGCGAGTACGTGCGCGCCGCGATCAGGTCGGGGTTCCGGTTCGACGCGATGATCAGCCGGATGGCGGTCTCCGATGCCGCCGACCCGGCCACCATCACCGCGCGGCTGCGCGCCATGGTCGGCTCTCGCGGGCGGCCGCCGATGACCAAGGAGATCGATCCGCTCATGGATGTCCTGGTGCACACCCAGGACATCTGCGTGCCGCTCGGCATCGACCGGCCGATGCCCGTCGACGCCGCGGTCGCGGTCGCGGAGCGGTTGTGGGGCATGAAGTTTCCGCTCAATCCGCGGCGCAATCTCCCGGGTTACCGCTTCGTCGCCACCGATGCCGGCTTCGCGGCGGGTCCGGAGTGGGGAGCCCTGCGCGAGGCGCCGATCCAGGACATCGTGCTGATGCTCTCCCACCGGCTCAGCATTCCGGACTCCGACCGCGATCCCGACGAGTGA
- a CDS encoding acetylserotonin O-methyltransferase, which translates to MMSMLTGFWVTQIAHAAAVFNIADHLATGTDTVEAIASAETTDVDATRRLLRACASLGLVTSTDGVHFAGTSLLGTLRRDAPNSLRGLALAQSAPGHWLPWGRLPDAIRTGERQIKAAHGTETYFDYLAENLEEARHFTEAMSNVSAAAAIEIANVLDTEGVDYALDIGGANGELVRALMRANPALRGGVVDLPHVVPDAIEAARKDGLQDRFTAREGDFFESVPPADLYTLKYVLHDWDDETCIRILKNCRASLQDGGRVVVLEQLVGDLRSADATTQMDINMLVMTGGRERDLAEFDALFEAAGLRRTSVGYGGQFAIIETVAV; encoded by the coding sequence ATGATGTCCATGCTCACGGGCTTCTGGGTCACCCAGATCGCCCACGCCGCCGCGGTTTTCAACATCGCCGACCACTTGGCGACGGGTACCGACACCGTCGAGGCCATCGCCTCGGCCGAAACCACCGATGTGGATGCGACGCGCCGCTTGCTGCGCGCCTGCGCGTCGCTGGGACTGGTGACGTCCACCGACGGTGTGCACTTCGCCGGCACCTCACTGCTGGGTACACTGCGTCGCGACGCTCCGAACTCGCTGCGCGGTTTGGCGCTTGCCCAGAGCGCACCCGGGCACTGGTTGCCCTGGGGACGTCTGCCTGACGCGATCCGCACCGGCGAACGACAGATCAAGGCCGCGCACGGAACCGAGACGTACTTCGACTATCTGGCCGAGAATCTCGAAGAGGCACGTCATTTCACCGAAGCCATGTCGAACGTGAGTGCCGCCGCGGCGATCGAGATCGCCAACGTGCTCGACACCGAAGGTGTCGACTACGCACTGGACATCGGTGGCGCCAACGGGGAATTGGTTCGTGCGCTGATGCGGGCCAATCCCGCTCTGCGTGGGGGTGTCGTCGACCTCCCCCATGTGGTGCCCGACGCCATCGAGGCTGCTCGCAAAGACGGACTACAGGACCGCTTCACCGCGCGCGAAGGCGACTTCTTCGAATCCGTGCCGCCCGCAGACCTTTACACGCTCAAGTACGTGCTGCACGACTGGGACGACGAGACCTGCATTCGGATCTTGAAGAACTGCCGGGCCTCACTACAGGACGGCGGCCGCGTTGTGGTCCTCGAACAACTCGTCGGCGATCTGCGTTCCGCCGATGCGACGACGCAGATGGACATCAACATGCTCGTCATGACCGGTGGGCGCGAGCGCGATCTCGCCGAGTTCGACGCGCTGTTCGAGGCGGCGGGTCTGCGTCGCACCTCCGTGGGTTATGGCGGTCAGTTCGCGATCATCGAGACAGTCGCCGTCTGA